The Thermodesulfovibrionales bacterium genome contains a region encoding:
- a CDS encoding peptidase MA family metallohydrolase has protein sequence MGLFFAMYVPLSHAGRSHLEGDQVIVRFDEPLRSAAGEVLKIYPSVKAELARDLWRLDFPAEIVLVKERDSFLRNAEDSLTVAYAVPRDNLIVIDYSRMNTYPFTLATTLKHELCHLQLHQQIRQGGLPRWLDEGVCQWVTGGVGEIMTDESRSILKEAALSRRLIGIGELTESFPTGRKELLLAYEESRSIVAYIAGEYGVPKVRMMLELLGSGVDINKAVEESLSVSLSELEARWRNHLTKRISWVSYMSDNLYELLFLLAALITVYGFIKVIKRKKNYHDEEDGEISDPSKEASERK, from the coding sequence GCGGGAAGAAGCCACCTCGAGGGCGACCAAGTCATCGTTCGTTTTGATGAACCCCTCAGGAGCGCTGCCGGGGAAGTCCTGAAAATCTATCCGTCGGTCAAGGCGGAGCTGGCGAGAGACCTGTGGAGGCTCGATTTTCCTGCCGAGATAGTCCTCGTGAAAGAGAGAGATTCTTTCCTGAGAAACGCAGAAGACAGCCTCACCGTCGCGTATGCGGTACCCAGGGACAATCTTATCGTGATCGATTACTCCAGGATGAACACATACCCCTTTACTCTCGCAACAACACTGAAACATGAACTCTGTCATCTCCAGCTCCATCAGCAGATCAGACAGGGTGGCCTGCCGCGATGGCTTGATGAAGGGGTTTGTCAGTGGGTTACAGGAGGGGTCGGAGAGATAATGACTGATGAAAGCCGCTCGATTCTCAAGGAGGCGGCTCTTTCAAGACGGTTAATCGGCATCGGCGAGTTAACAGAGAGCTTTCCGACCGGCAGGAAAGAACTGTTGCTCGCCTATGAAGAGAGCCGGAGCATAGTCGCCTATATTGCGGGAGAATACGGGGTCCCGAAAGTACGGATGATGCTCGAATTATTAGGCTCCGGCGTAGACATCAACAAGGCGGTCGAAGAGAGCCTTTCGGTCTCTCTCAGCGAACTCGAGGCTCGCTGGAGAAACCACCTCACAAAAAGGATTTCATGGGTCAGCTATATGAGCGACAACCTTTATGAGTTGCTCTTTCTCCTGGCCGCTCTCATAACAGTATACGGGTTTATCAAGGTGATAAAGAGGAAGAAGAATTATCACGACGAGGAAGACGGGGAGATTAGTGACCCATCCAAAGAGGCAAGTGAAAGAAAATAG